A stretch of DNA from Acidobacteriota bacterium:
AACATTCTGTTCGCCCAGATCGGCAAAGAGCGAACCCGCACCCGCGGGCGTCACACGAAAGATGCGGCCCTCGCCGCCGGTTCCGACGTAAATATTTCCCGCGGCATCGGCGGCAGTGGACCAGATGTATGGCTGGCCGGTGTTGTACGCTTCGGTGAGTCGAGGAGCGAGAGTTAACGACCCGTTCGCTCCGACAGAAACTCCGTTCGGTTCGCCGCGGAGCACATCGGCACGCGAGTTAACAGTCCAGAGCGTCGGGACGTTTGCCGACAGCGAAATAGCGAAAAGAAAATTTGCAGCGAGAGCGAGGCAAAGGCTTTTTATCATCTGGGTGTTCTAAAAAAAAAGAGGCGAAAATTCGAATTGCTCCAAGTATATGCAAATCGGGGAGATAAGTCACAGCAATTCTTGGTTTCCGGTCAGACGGTCTCCGTTGTTTTGGGCGGCGTTTCCTTTGCGGCGAGTTTTTCCAGCAGCTTTACGGCCTCTTCGCCTTCCATGAACATCAGAGCGTCGCGGAGTTCGTTCGCGTCGCCGGTGATCAGTCTGGCACTTCGCTCGCGGGTCAAATATGCCCAGAACCAGCCCATCAGGACGAACAGGCGGTTGCGGAAACCGATCAGGAAGACCACGTGGAGAAAGAGCCACATCAGCCAGGCGATGAAGCCGCGGAACTTCATCCCGAACGCTTGGGCGATAGCACGGCTACGGCCGATAGTGGCCATCGAGCCTTTATCGAGATAAACGAAGTTCTTCCTCGGCTTTCCCTTTATCTCACCGAGGATGTTCTTTGCTGTCAGCCGCCCCATCTGCATCGCCGCGGGGCTTACGCCCGGAACGAGTTCGCCGTTCTCCTGCAGCAGATGAACCATATCGCCGATGACGAAAATGTTCCGGTGGCCGGGGATCGAGAGATCGGGCTCGACCTTAACGCGGCCGGCACGGTCGGTTTCGACGCCGAGCCTTGCCCCGAGAGGCGAGGCCGCAACGCCCGTCGCCCAGACGACGACGTCGCACTCGAACCAGTAATCGCCGACCTTGAGCTTGCCGGGTTCTATCTCGTTGACGAAACTGTTTAGTCGCACCTCGACACCGAGTTCCTCAAGCTGCTGTTTTGCACTCTCCGAAAGGTCGCTCGCAAACGTGCCAAGCACGCGTTCCGAGCCTTCAAAAAGCACGACGCGGGCCGTGGTGGTGTCGATCGCTTTGAAGTCCTTGTTTAGCGCCTGGCGGGCGATGCCGGCGATCGCACCAGCAAGCTCAACACCGGTCGGCCCGGCACCGACAATTGCAAATGTAAGCGGGTCCTGAATTCCGGAAAGGGCCGCCTTGCGTTCGGCCAGCTCAAAGGCCAGCAGTACACGCCGGCGTATCTCGACCGCGTCCTCAAGCGTCTTGAGGCCCGGAGCCCAGGTCTCCCATTCATCGCGGCCGAAGTAGGCGTGGCGAGCACCGGCCGCAACGATGAGATAGTCGAACGGAACTTCGGTTCCGTCATCGAGCCTGACGGCTTTATTCTCTTTATCGAAATCAACAGCTTCGCCGAGGATCACTTCGATGTTCTTTGCGTGGTGGAGTATCCGCCGGATCGGCGAGGCGATCTCGCCGGGCGAGAGCACGGCCGTCGCCACCTGATAAAGCAGCGGCTGAAAAACGTGGTGATTCTTGCGGTCGATGAGGGTGACATCAACCGGTTTATTCGCCAAAGCTTTCGCCGCCCAAAGCCCGCCAAACCCGCCGCCGATGATTACAATTTTGGGAAGATGTTCCACCGTCCTAATCAGCATATCTCATTGTCCAAATTAATACGCGAAGATTCAGACGAAAAAAACATGGAGATTCGGTCATAAATACGATATCATGAAAATTCGGGAGTTAGTCCTGAGTTTTCACGTAATGAAAAGAAAAGCCTTTGAAAAGAAGATTCACGAAGCGTTTCAAGTAACTCCGGCTGTGGCGATCCTTGGCCCAAGACAGTGCGGAAAGACCACGTTGGCCGGCATCTTCGGCGACCACACAGGACAAGAAGTTAACCGATTCGACCTAGAGGATCCTGTTGATCTTGCCCGTTTGGAGAACCCGCTCCTGACGCTCGAGAAGTTGAGTGGCTTGATCGTTATTGACGAGATACAACGGATACCGGATTTTTTTCCTGTTCTCAGGGTTCTTATCGACCGAAAACTACCTCAAAAATATCTGATACTTGGAAGTGCTTCGGGTGAACTCGTTCGCCAATCGTCCGAATCGCTGGCCGGCCGATTGAGCTACATAGAACTCACGCCTTTCGATCTTTCGGAGGTTGGGGTTGAGAATTCGGAAAAGCACCTTATTCGCGGCGGGTTTCCGCTTTCGTATCTGGCCGAGAATGACAAGCTTAGTTACAGGTGGCGAGAGAGCTATATCCGAACATTTCTCGAGCGTGATATTCCCGCACTCGGAATTCGGGTTTCTGCATTGCAGCTTCGGCGATTTTGGATGATGCTGGCACATTTTCATGGCCAGATCGTGAATTTTTCGGATCTTGGCCGGTCGCTAGACATCAACGACACAACGGCGAGAAGCTATTTAGACATTCTTACCGGTACTCTAATGATCCGCGAGCTTTCACCATGGTTTGAGAACATCGGGAAACGTCAGGTGAAACGCCCAAAGATCTATTTCCGCGATAGCGGTATTTTTCATTCACTGCTAGGTATTCAAACGATCGAAGAACTGGAAAGCAACCCGAAACTTGGCGCTTCTTGGGAAGGGTACGCTCTTGAAGAGACGATCCGTAGCCTCGACGCTCGTCCCGAAGAGTGCTTTTTCTGGGGCATCCACGCGCAGGCGGAATTGGATCTTTTGGTGATGAAGGACGGGAAGAAGCTTGGATTCGAGTTCAAGTACAGCGACGCTCCGACCCTCTCGCCATCAATGAAAAAGAGCATCGAGATGTTGTCTCTTGATAGTTTGACCGTTGTCTATCCGGGCGATCGGAAATACGAACTGGCCGAAAACATTCGTGTTACGCCGCTTGCGGATTTAGCTTGATAGCTAATAGCTAAAGGGACAAGATAGTTGGTAAAGCCCCGAATGCCGCTCAGTGCCCGCCGAACCTGCCACCTACGATTGTTAATTTTCGCCTGTTAGCCAAAGACAAACTTTGATGCGAATTCGAATCAGACACTTATTTGCTTGCCAATCTCAAACGATTCCACTGATTAGAATCGTTCCATCTTTCTTGATCTGCACCCATGAGGCATCAAATCCACAAACGTCTCCTCTTAACGAAGAAATATGTTCAATGTCATATGACCAGACTTCACCGTTCCGGTCTCGCTTGATAGATGATGGAAATCCGATCAGTTGTATCACCTCAACTTTGGTCTTTGCATCACAGCCAAATCTGGATTGCTCAAATGGTATCGGAGATAGCACCATTCCAAAGATGTCTTGAAATTTTCCGCTTGAATAATCAATATAAATCGAAAACTCCTCATTTTCATCCGTTGCCAGAGTGACCTGCTTCCAACGACCTGCTCGACGCTCTTTAATCAATTGGAGTTTTGTCCCGATTTCTAAATGGCCTTTGAAGATGCAAGACCTTTTGCTAGGAGCGATATCGTCGGCAGTGATCTGAGCCTTACAATTTGAGGCGTATATCGGCAATACAATTCGTGAAAAATAATAGCGAGAGTTGGTTGAAGTGTGGCCGAAGGATAACGAAGAGACAGAGAGAACAACCATTATCGAGAAGAGTAAATTCAAATTCGGCATATCAAACTCCTACAAACCGAGCATACAAAATCCTCGCAACGGAAATATCGTCCGTCCCTTTTATGATCGCACGGCCGTCGCGGAAGATGGTCATCTCCTTGTCTTCTATATTCAGTCGAAGCAGGTATTCGTTCTGCTTTACTTCGCCGAGGGCCGCAAGCCGCTGGGCGAGAGTGGGAAGATCGAGTTCGGTTGGCCGCGGCGGGGCGATCTGGACGGCGTCGCGACCGCAGAGGACGGCGGCAAACTCTTGGGCTTCGGCGTCGAGAAATTCGAACTCGCGTCCGACACAGCAGATGCAATCCTCGTTCGCTCCGGCGAGTTTTATCTTTCGCCAATCATTGGCCCAGAGGTCGATCTGGACAAGCGAGCTGTGGAGCGAAGATGTGTCGCCTACGAGAACCTTGACCGCCTCGGCGACCTGAATGGCAGAGATGCTGGCGATGATCGGCATGATCACACCGGCCGTGTCGCACGTTGGCGCACTGCCCGCATCCGGCATTTCCTCAAAAATGCAGCGGAGGCATGGCGTTTCGCCCGGGCGGATGGTCATCGTCGTCCCGTAGCTCGAAACGGCGGCGCCATATATCCAAGGCAGTTCGTGCTTTACACAGGCATCGTTGACGAGATACCGGACCTGGAAATTATCCGTGCCATCGAGGATGATATCGCAGCCGGCGATCAAGGATTCGATGTTCGAGTTGTTGACGTCGGCAACGATCGCCTCGACCTCGATCTCAGAGTTGATCTCGGCGATCCGTCGTTTTGCCGCAATCGCTTTTGGTAAACGCTCGGCCGCGTCGGATTCGCTAAAGAGCGTCTGGCGTTGGAGATTGGTGAATTCAACGAAGTCACGGTCGACTATCCGGAGGTTGCCGACGCCGGCCCGCGAAAGCATCTCCGCATGCGAAGCGCCGAGAGCTCCGCAACCGACGATAAGCACACGCGAGGCGAGCAGCCGCTCCTGGCCCTCGCTGCCGATCTCGCGAAACAATATCTGGCGGCTGTAGCGTTCGTCCATGCAAAAATTCAAAAGGCCAAGCGTCCCGAAAACGGGGGAATGGGCTATATTAACAAATCGATGAGAAAAACTTTGCTGGCCTTATCGCTGATGATCTTCGTTTCCGGTGCCGCGGCACAAGATGAGGACTATCCATGGAAGATACCAACGGCTGAGGATTACCCGGCACTCGTTCAAACCGCCGCGACGTGCAATGGGTTCACACCAAGAAATTGGACGGTCATGGCGAGTGCCGAAGGCGACCTGAACAAGGACGGGAGGCCCGACTGCGTGCTTGTTCTCAAGGGAACAGACCGCCGATTCATTTACAAGAATGATGGCCTCGGTTCCGAAGAATTTGATACCAATCCCCGCGTCCTCGCGGTCGCATTTGCAGATGCGAAAGGCGGATTCCGACTGCACGTGCAAAACAACTCGTTCATCGTCATGAGCGATTCGCCGACGATGACGGAGCCCTTTCAGGACGTATCAATCAAGCGTGGTGTTCTGACATTTATCTTCGAAGAGTTCTACAGTGCTGGTTCGTGGTCGATGAGCAATCGGACATACAAGTTTCGTTATCAGAACGGCGAGATGACGCTGATCGGAGTTGATAAGACCTCGGTGCAGCGGAATACTGGCGATATCGAAACGCGTAGCTACAATCTTTCGACCCAGCGAATGACGATCGAGGTTGGGAACATAAGCGACGATGGCCAAGGGAAGATCACGAGAAAGGCCATTCGCGTCCGCCCGCTGCCGACCCTACGCAACGTTAAGCCGATGTTCACCTGGACGATAGAAAAAGACGTTGTGCTATAGCTTCGAGGTCAAATGTCGAACAGGAAGCTGATCACCCGGCCGACGCCCGACGGTTTTTCAGGTGCATTTTCAAAGTTAGTTAGGCCGGAGCGGCGTTCGATCATGGCCATTCGCCGCTGGTCATCGCGGAGTTTGCGGCGTTCGTCCTCGATCGCCATCTTCTCTTTTTCACGTTGGCGCGAGAGTCCGCCTTTGTTGATAAAGGCGATGATCTTCGGCAGTTCATCGGCATCGAACCAAACGCCGTGCTGTTTACAGATGTCGATGATGACGCCGGACGAACGGGCGAAATTGCTTCGGTTCATCAGATCTCCGCAGTCCGGGCACGGGACGTACGAGATGGTCGCGGGATGTGCGTGCGGGTGGGCGTCGCTGCCGATAAAGCCAAGAACCGAGGCTTGCTGTTCGCTGTTCGAGCAAAGCCCCTCGAACGTCTCTGTTGCCGACCAAAATCCGCCGCACTGGCCGCACTCGCGGATCCGTACGGCATCGATCTCAACCAACTGAAGAGGCCTTCGGCACCGAGGGCAATCGCCCGCGGCCTTTTCTTCGATGATGACCGCAGCGGCGGCTTTCTTGCCGCAATTTGAACAGAACTCTGCTCCGAGAAACATCAGGCCGAGGCAGGCAGGGCAGCCGACCGTCTTCAGCCGCGAGCGGCAGAATTCGCACGCCGAGCGGTCGCTCATCACGGCACCGCCGCAGTTCGGACAATTTAGTGCTATTGGATCTGGTTGATCGATCATCGTTCTAATCTTTTTATCGCCGCAGTTCGCA
This window harbors:
- a CDS encoding NAD(P)/FAD-dependent oxidoreductase, producing MLIRTVEHLPKIVIIGGGFGGLWAAKALANKPVDVTLIDRKNHHVFQPLLYQVATAVLSPGEIASPIRRILHHAKNIEVILGEAVDFDKENKAVRLDDGTEVPFDYLIVAAGARHAYFGRDEWETWAPGLKTLEDAVEIRRRVLLAFELAERKAALSGIQDPLTFAIVGAGPTGVELAGAIAGIARQALNKDFKAIDTTTARVVLFEGSERVLGTFASDLSESAKQQLEELGVEVRLNSFVNEIEPGKLKVGDYWFECDVVVWATGVAASPLGARLGVETDRAGRVKVEPDLSIPGHRNIFVIGDMVHLLQENGELVPGVSPAAMQMGRLTAKNILGEIKGKPRKNFVYLDKGSMATIGRSRAIAQAFGMKFRGFIAWLMWLFLHVVFLIGFRNRLFVLMGWFWAYLTRERSARLITGDANELRDALMFMEGEEAVKLLEKLAAKETPPKTTETV
- a CDS encoding ATP-binding protein, encoding MKRKAFEKKIHEAFQVTPAVAILGPRQCGKTTLAGIFGDHTGQEVNRFDLEDPVDLARLENPLLTLEKLSGLIVIDEIQRIPDFFPVLRVLIDRKLPQKYLILGSASGELVRQSSESLAGRLSYIELTPFDLSEVGVENSEKHLIRGGFPLSYLAENDKLSYRWRESYIRTFLERDIPALGIRVSALQLRRFWMMLAHFHGQIVNFSDLGRSLDINDTTARSYLDILTGTLMIRELSPWFENIGKRQVKRPKIYFRDSGIFHSLLGIQTIEELESNPKLGASWEGYALEETIRSLDARPEECFFWGIHAQAELDLLVMKDGKKLGFEFKYSDAPTLSPSMKKSIEMLSLDSLTVVYPGDRKYELAENIRVTPLADLA
- a CDS encoding ThiF family adenylyltransferase, encoding MDERYSRQILFREIGSEGQERLLASRVLIVGCGALGASHAEMLSRAGVGNLRIVDRDFVEFTNLQRQTLFSESDAAERLPKAIAAKRRIAEINSEIEVEAIVADVNNSNIESLIAGCDIILDGTDNFQVRYLVNDACVKHELPWIYGAAVSSYGTTMTIRPGETPCLRCIFEEMPDAGSAPTCDTAGVIMPIIASISAIQVAEAVKVLVGDTSSLHSSLVQIDLWANDWRKIKLAGANEDCICCVGREFEFLDAEAQEFAAVLCGRDAVQIAPPRPTELDLPTLAQRLAALGEVKQNEYLLRLNIEDKEMTIFRDGRAIIKGTDDISVARILYARFVGV
- a CDS encoding VCBS repeat-containing protein gives rise to the protein MRKTLLALSLMIFVSGAAAQDEDYPWKIPTAEDYPALVQTAATCNGFTPRNWTVMASAEGDLNKDGRPDCVLVLKGTDRRFIYKNDGLGSEEFDTNPRVLAVAFADAKGGFRLHVQNNSFIVMSDSPTMTEPFQDVSIKRGVLTFIFEEFYSAGSWSMSNRTYKFRYQNGEMTLIGVDKTSVQRNTGDIETRSYNLSTQRMTIEVGNISDDGQGKITRKAIRVRPLPTLRNVKPMFTWTIEKDVVL
- a CDS encoding zf-TFIIB domain-containing protein; this translates as MIDQPDPIALNCPNCGGAVMSDRSACEFCRSRLKTVGCPACLGLMFLGAEFCSNCGKKAAAAVIIEEKAAGDCPRCRRPLQLVEIDAVRIRECGQCGGFWSATETFEGLCSNSEQQASVLGFIGSDAHPHAHPATISYVPCPDCGDLMNRSNFARSSGVIIDICKQHGVWFDADELPKIIAFINKGGLSRQREKEKMAIEDERRKLRDDQRRMAMIERRSGLTNFENAPEKPSGVGRVISFLFDI